One window of Tenacibaculum maritimum NCIMB 2154 genomic DNA carries:
- a CDS encoding type VI secretion system baseplate subunit TssF, which translates to MRNKIFSEIKERMLDRSMELWGIKDTASIDPILELLIDVFAYEKAKLHQEIEVSDSQLLHRLSRILVSNKWSLPAPAHGLLNVYPTEEYCQLTAKDHFYVNRSQFGKNTTSIYFTSLIDTEIINAAVKCKVFKNEISYYEDKYDTQSTFLNEDSAIEDYTCWVGIGLSEEVLERTKNLSLCVLLEDLSLYPYLNTLTIHDGKEKPLSYHKGLSYKKEASEAHYFEDVMSYYSDYFYTIGLARAQELKSIEEQFPKGKKDIEGVNYEEKLLWLKITLPEVFSSAKIEAMKFAVNTIPIVNRKNIYVQHNFITNGKIASLPSEMENYFLNVKEVYDDKGNLLKNALKSNESSLEGTYSLYFGDIERFDSRSAKVLVDKVAHLIREEGNAFAAMNPEKLNKYLHGIVERLEEIEEKSIEKLKHINISNERAFLLTYPYENTTNYEIEYWLSNAELGNGFDDSFEFGQYGTNLFDVKKVKLLTKTIGGKTRRGEREQIDSLRYGLLTRERIVSTKDVESFMKQQIGAHIKHITVKPGMMISPEKKKGIVRTVEVVVELKELFLSTLNLQRLSAFLEKELTQKSIGNTPYKVILK; encoded by the coding sequence ATGAGAAACAAAATTTTTTCAGAAATTAAAGAACGAATGCTCGATCGCTCTATGGAGCTTTGGGGAATTAAGGATACAGCTAGCATTGACCCTATTTTAGAGTTACTTATAGATGTTTTTGCATATGAAAAAGCAAAGCTTCATCAAGAAATTGAAGTGTCAGATTCACAATTACTTCATCGGCTTTCTAGGATACTGGTGAGTAACAAATGGTCGTTGCCAGCACCAGCACACGGTTTATTGAATGTATATCCTACAGAAGAATATTGCCAACTAACAGCTAAAGACCATTTTTATGTGAACAGAAGTCAGTTTGGAAAAAATACTACGAGTATTTATTTTACCTCATTGATTGATACGGAAATCATCAATGCCGCTGTTAAATGTAAGGTTTTTAAAAATGAAATTAGTTATTATGAAGATAAATATGATACCCAAAGTACTTTTTTAAATGAAGACTCGGCTATTGAAGATTATACTTGTTGGGTAGGAATCGGATTGTCAGAAGAAGTATTAGAGAGAACAAAGAATTTATCGTTGTGTGTATTATTAGAAGACCTATCGTTGTATCCTTATTTAAATACTTTAACGATACATGATGGTAAAGAAAAACCGCTAAGTTATCATAAAGGACTATCCTATAAAAAGGAAGCAAGTGAAGCACATTATTTTGAGGATGTAATGTCTTATTATAGTGATTATTTTTATACAATAGGACTAGCGCGCGCGCAGGAATTAAAGTCAATAGAGGAACAATTTCCTAAAGGGAAGAAAGACATAGAGGGGGTGAATTATGAAGAAAAGTTACTCTGGCTAAAAATAACACTCCCAGAAGTTTTTTCATCAGCAAAAATAGAAGCAATGAAATTTGCAGTAAATACAATTCCTATAGTAAATAGGAAGAATATTTATGTACAGCATAATTTTATAACTAATGGAAAAATAGCTTCTTTACCTAGTGAAATGGAAAACTATTTTTTAAATGTAAAAGAAGTATATGATGATAAAGGAAATTTGTTGAAAAATGCATTGAAAAGTAATGAAAGTAGCTTGGAAGGAACGTATTCTCTTTATTTTGGAGATATCGAAAGGTTTGATTCAAGAAGTGCAAAAGTTTTGGTAGACAAGGTAGCTCATTTGATTAGAGAAGAAGGAAATGCTTTTGCAGCAATGAATCCAGAGAAATTAAATAAATACTTGCATGGTATTGTAGAGCGATTGGAAGAAATAGAAGAAAAATCTATAGAAAAATTAAAGCATATAAATATTAGTAATGAAAGAGCTTTTTTATTAACCTATCCATATGAAAATACAACGAATTACGAAATAGAATATTGGTTATCTAATGCTGAATTAGGAAATGGATTTGATGATAGTTTTGAGTTTGGGCAATATGGAACCAACTTATTTGATGTTAAAAAGGTAAAACTTTTAACGAAAACGATTGGAGGAAAAACAAGGAGAGGAGAAAGAGAGCAAATAGATAGTTTGCGATATGGATTGTTAACTAGAGAGCGAATAGTATCTACAAAAGATGTAGAGAGCTTTATGAAGCAACAAATAGGAGCGCATATAAAACATATAACAGTAAAACCTGGAATGATGATTTCTCCAGAAAAGAAAAAAGGAATTGTAAGAACAGTAGAGGTTGTTGTTGAGCTGAAAGAATTGTTTCTATCAACATTGAATCTACAGCGCTTAAGTGCATTTTTAGAAAAAGAATTAACTCAAAAATCAATAGGGAATACCCCTTATAAAGTAATATTAAAGTGA
- a CDS encoding GPW/gp25 family protein — protein sequence MNYIKLPLDFSQLTKGISVDRCSKEESIAQNIMMIITSRYGEIVGREDYGSDIWELEFSQLVKINEWEEQVRLSLDASIKKYEERLRDIEVGVVLSEVDDDLSNTNNSQVRRKAKITINAVMVENDIPFNFSTLLYISPLSQ from the coding sequence ATGAATTACATAAAGTTACCCCTCGACTTTTCGCAGCTTACTAAAGGAATAAGCGTTGACCGATGTTCCAAAGAAGAATCCATAGCACAAAACATAATGATGATCATCACTTCCAGGTACGGTGAAATCGTAGGAAGAGAAGATTATGGTTCCGATATTTGGGAATTGGAATTTAGTCAATTGGTGAAAATAAATGAATGGGAGGAGCAGGTGAGGCTCTCTTTGGACGCTTCTATTAAGAAATATGAAGAAAGATTAAGAGATATAGAAGTAGGTGTTGTACTCTCTGAAGTAGATGATGATTTATCAAATACCAATAACTCGCAAGTAAGAAGAAAAGCAAAAATAACAATTAATGCAGTAATGGTTGAGAATGACATACCGTTTAATTTTAGCACATTACTATATATAAGCCCCTTATCACAATAA
- a CDS encoding NAD(P)/FAD-dependent oxidoreductase, producing the protein MVKELQLRVNLIEERKENILKWKAAKKLKIAASEITGIKILRKSIDARKKETIFNYKVAVYINETLPDTPDYVFDYKDVSKAKEIHIVGFGPAGMYAALRCIELGYKPIVLERGKNVQDRRRDLRAINQFHDVNEDSNYCFGEGGAGTYSDGKLYTRSLKRGDVRRIFENLVYHGATEQILMDAHPHIGTNKLPKIIQNIRENILKYGGQIHFESRVTDFNIQDNKLRAIQLKDGREMEVNAVILATGHSSRDIYELLHRKNIALKAKSFAMGVRVEHPQEIIDQIQYSCTGQRDALLPAAAYSLVHQVRNRGVYSFCMCPGGFIVPAATSNGEVVVNGMSPSRRNNKFANSGIVVEIDVDKDLPKYEKHGVFKGLEFQRDLEKLAFNAGGKSQVAPAQRLTDFVEGKISNSLNETSYQPGLNAAPLHSILPKIIGGRLRKGFAAFGKKMHGYYTSEANIIGVESRTSSPVNIPRKENLEHPQIQGLFPCGEGGGYAGGIISAAMDGERCAEAATSNI; encoded by the coding sequence ATGGTAAAAGAACTTCAGCTCCGAGTAAATTTAATAGAAGAAAGAAAAGAGAATATTTTAAAATGGAAAGCTGCCAAAAAATTAAAAATAGCAGCTTCTGAAATTACAGGCATTAAAATATTACGTAAATCTATAGATGCTCGTAAAAAAGAAACTATATTTAACTACAAGGTTGCTGTATATATTAATGAAACTCTGCCTGATACACCTGATTATGTTTTTGACTACAAAGATGTTTCTAAGGCCAAAGAAATACACATCGTTGGCTTTGGTCCCGCTGGAATGTATGCTGCTCTCCGCTGTATTGAACTAGGTTATAAGCCCATCGTGTTAGAGCGGGGCAAAAACGTGCAAGATAGACGGAGAGACTTACGCGCTATTAATCAATTTCATGATGTCAATGAAGATTCTAATTACTGCTTTGGCGAAGGTGGTGCTGGAACCTATTCAGACGGAAAACTATATACCCGTAGTTTAAAACGTGGCGATGTTCGGAGAATTTTTGAAAATCTTGTGTATCATGGCGCTACCGAACAAATTTTAATGGATGCTCATCCTCATATTGGAACTAATAAGTTGCCAAAAATCATTCAAAATATCCGTGAAAACATCTTAAAATATGGCGGACAAATTCATTTTGAAAGCAGAGTTACTGATTTTAACATACAAGATAATAAGCTTAGAGCAATTCAATTAAAAGATGGGCGTGAAATGGAGGTTAATGCGGTAATCTTGGCTACTGGTCATTCTTCAAGGGATATTTATGAACTTTTACATAGAAAGAATATTGCTTTAAAAGCTAAATCATTTGCAATGGGGGTTCGCGTAGAGCACCCACAAGAAATTATAGATCAAATTCAATATAGTTGCACAGGACAAAGGGATGCATTGCTTCCAGCAGCAGCTTATAGCTTGGTGCATCAAGTAAGAAACAGAGGCGTGTACTCTTTCTGCATGTGCCCTGGCGGATTTATCGTTCCTGCTGCTACCTCAAATGGCGAAGTCGTAGTAAACGGAATGTCTCCTTCAAGAAGAAATAACAAGTTTGCAAATTCAGGTATTGTTGTTGAAATTGACGTTGATAAAGACCTTCCAAAATATGAAAAACATGGTGTTTTTAAAGGTTTAGAATTTCAACGAGATTTGGAAAAACTAGCTTTTAATGCTGGAGGAAAGAGTCAGGTAGCTCCTGCACAAAGACTTACAGATTTTGTAGAAGGAAAGATCTCTAACTCTTTAAATGAAACCTCTTACCAACCTGGGTTAAATGCTGCCCCACTACACTCTATATTACCTAAAATAATTGGCGGTAGGCTTCGAAAAGGATTTGCTGCTTTTGGTAAAAAAATGCACGGATACTATACTTCAGAAGCAAATATCATAGGGGTAGAATCAAGAACCTCTTCTCCCGTAAATATTCCTAGAAAAGAAAACTTAGAACATCCACAAA
- a CDS encoding DUF5458 family protein translates to MSTKTQAQKSTKTQSEQLVQDASSVLDLLKEYGGFSFLENMIDGYSNLNPNRKARRNIFLTDAQWNNERKTLINRLSVWLDLLKNNADVEKMRDIAKNKALKAEETLNANLKQALERTNELETSYRSVALFYKNTESDKVKNITIVNADIDQLKDLDNTLFIDYVSNELKQNFDRLDLRKNYSLLVVPGYLGSNAVLDKWSKVAHENKATLLTDFQNLETPDDVVDIFFNANHTAGDVFKSNTLMTCNWLLGRKRNDIVGEEENLYVPPSSALAGKIYNTLMSQVVAGKKFGGINEVESVRFDLKKSEISELEKMGLVPMVNEYSKVMAFSAKTLFNGDNLGLQTYSVVRVFDYITKVLFDFLNRRAFENWTTRTESDLRSQIVKFLDSIQGPTKLIERFKVMKIEQDPNQKDRVLLDIHITPYFPAKSFVIQLDGHKGDGPEEAVWHSEYKQEG, encoded by the coding sequence ATGTCAACAAAAACTCAAGCGCAAAAGTCAACAAAAACTCAATCAGAACAGCTAGTACAAGATGCTTCTAGCGTATTAGATCTTTTAAAAGAATACGGTGGTTTTTCTTTTTTAGAAAATATGATCGATGGTTATTCTAACCTAAACCCTAATAGAAAAGCTAGAAGAAATATATTTTTAACTGATGCACAATGGAATAACGAAAGAAAAACGTTGATCAATCGTTTATCTGTTTGGTTAGATTTGTTAAAAAATAATGCTGATGTTGAAAAAATGCGTGATATTGCCAAAAATAAGGCATTAAAAGCTGAAGAAACATTAAACGCTAACTTAAAACAAGCATTAGAACGTACTAACGAACTAGAAACATCTTACAGATCTGTTGCTCTTTTCTATAAAAATACAGAAAGTGACAAAGTAAAAAATATCACTATTGTTAATGCTGATATCGATCAATTAAAAGATTTAGATAACACTTTATTTATTGATTATGTTAGTAATGAATTAAAGCAAAACTTTGATCGACTTGATTTAAGAAAAAATTATTCTTTGTTAGTAGTTCCTGGCTATTTAGGTTCTAATGCAGTATTAGATAAATGGTCTAAAGTAGCTCATGAAAATAAAGCAACTTTATTAACGGATTTCCAAAACTTAGAAACTCCTGATGATGTTGTCGATATTTTCTTCAATGCAAACCATACTGCTGGTGATGTATTTAAATCAAATACTTTAATGACTTGTAATTGGTTATTAGGTAGAAAGAGAAATGATATCGTAGGAGAAGAAGAAAACCTATACGTTCCACCTTCTTCTGCTTTAGCTGGTAAAATATACAACACCTTAATGTCTCAAGTAGTTGCTGGTAAAAAGTTTGGAGGTATCAATGAAGTAGAAAGTGTTCGTTTTGACCTAAAAAAGAGCGAAATTTCAGAACTTGAAAAAATGGGGCTCGTACCGATGGTTAATGAGTATAGTAAGGTAATGGCTTTTTCTGCTAAGACTTTATTTAATGGTGACAATTTAGGGTTGCAAACTTATTCTGTAGTACGCGTTTTTGACTATATCACGAAAGTGTTATTTGACTTTTTAAATAGACGTGCATTTGAAAACTGGACCACCAGAACAGAATCTGACTTAAGAAGCCAAATTGTAAAATTCTTAGACAGTATTCAAGGTCCTACTAAACTAATCGAACGATTTAAAGTAATGAAAATAGAACAAGATCCTAATCAAAAAGATAGGGTATTGCTAGATATTCATATCACTCCTTATTTTCCTGCAAAAAGCTTTGTTATTCAACTAGATGGTCACAAAGGTGATGGTCCAGAGGAAGCTGTATGGCACAGTGAATATAAGCAAGAAGGCTAA
- a CDS encoding type VI secretion system Vgr family protein, protein MLKENPCKIAIDGISIAHYVSLQLVQKINEHHHFEIALDNEIFILKEGTDIFSSKEYIGKSIYIEIEDYDFLGRITAMDFEMSKGEFGHTLLKGYSKTILLESGNRLKSWTDKTMPQIVKSILEASNMRGMIAPKTTFAIPYQCQYNESDFAYLKRLANQYNEWFYYEGEYLVFGKPKEEKSPIQLEYNQEVYEIKIATKTAAVSQRAYDFSYEGNNMLTASSKNDKVTSTLSEYALNAAMKLYPKESLGMPETVLADQYEVDRYLLGKTESVLSEFDVLEAKSKYVGLEIGSVIRLSSGEKYIGGNYLITEITHTQAQDKEYENHFKAISSNSRYLPAPKVTPLMAGTQRAMVIDHADPLHKGRVKVKMLWQENEMATNWIQVLAPDAGSSAVVGTNRGYVFIPEIGDQVLIGFHHNDPNRPFVLGNLHHADSAGGGQVNNNIKSIKTRSGHTIAFNDTERAESISITDRKGNHIIINTKEETISIKALRDINLKAVENINIEAGKDINVTAGNDMVASITKNNIVNTGAHNTISTAGDYKLMAANIYESADGNYEGQAENITKNAANNLSISAVAGNVTKHATQLNNNSNENTNFS, encoded by the coding sequence ATGTTAAAGGAAAACCCTTGTAAAATAGCGATAGATGGTATATCTATAGCGCACTATGTAAGTTTGCAATTAGTGCAGAAAATAAACGAACATCATCATTTTGAAATAGCATTAGATAATGAAATATTTATACTAAAGGAAGGAACGGATATTTTTAGTTCGAAGGAATATATAGGAAAGTCCATTTATATAGAAATAGAAGATTATGATTTTTTGGGGAGAATAACTGCTATGGATTTTGAAATGTCTAAAGGAGAGTTTGGACATACCTTATTAAAGGGGTATTCTAAAACTATTCTACTAGAATCAGGAAACCGATTAAAGTCTTGGACAGATAAAACCATGCCTCAAATAGTAAAAAGCATTTTGGAAGCCTCTAATATGAGAGGTATGATTGCTCCAAAAACAACGTTTGCGATTCCTTACCAATGCCAATATAATGAGAGCGATTTTGCCTATTTAAAACGTTTAGCAAACCAGTACAATGAATGGTTTTATTATGAAGGGGAATACCTTGTTTTTGGAAAACCCAAAGAAGAAAAAAGTCCGATACAATTAGAGTACAATCAAGAGGTTTATGAAATAAAAATAGCAACCAAAACAGCTGCGGTATCCCAAAGGGCATATGATTTTAGCTATGAAGGAAATAACATGTTAACAGCTTCCTCTAAAAATGACAAGGTTACGAGCACTCTTTCTGAATATGCATTGAATGCTGCCATGAAATTATATCCTAAAGAATCATTAGGGATGCCTGAAACGGTTTTAGCAGATCAATATGAGGTAGATCGTTATTTGCTAGGGAAAACAGAAAGCGTTTTAAGTGAATTTGATGTATTGGAAGCCAAAAGTAAGTACGTAGGTTTAGAAATAGGGAGCGTTATTAGGCTTTCTAGTGGAGAAAAATACATTGGAGGAAACTATTTGATTACAGAAATTACTCATACACAAGCCCAAGATAAAGAATATGAAAATCATTTTAAAGCTATTTCATCCAATAGCAGGTATTTACCAGCACCCAAAGTAACTCCGTTAATGGCAGGTACTCAAAGAGCTATGGTAATAGATCATGCAGATCCGTTACATAAAGGACGAGTAAAAGTGAAAATGCTATGGCAAGAAAATGAAATGGCTACAAATTGGATTCAAGTGTTAGCACCTGATGCAGGAAGTAGTGCTGTTGTAGGTACTAATCGAGGCTATGTTTTTATTCCTGAAATAGGAGATCAAGTGCTTATAGGTTTTCATCATAATGACCCTAACCGTCCTTTTGTATTAGGAAATTTACACCATGCTGATAGTGCTGGAGGTGGGCAGGTTAATAATAATATAAAGAGCATTAAAACTCGTAGCGGACATACAATTGCGTTTAATGATACCGAAAGAGCAGAAAGTATAAGTATAACAGATCGTAAGGGAAATCATATTATAATCAATACAAAAGAGGAAACGATTAGTATTAAGGCATTAAGAGATATTAACTTAAAAGCAGTTGAGAATATAAACATTGAAGCGGGTAAAGATATTAATGTTACCGCAGGAAATGATATGGTAGCGTCTATAACTAAAAATAATATTGTAAATACAGGTGCTCATAATACCATATCTACAGCAGGGGATTATAAGTTGATGGCGGCTAATATTTATGAGAGTGCAGATGGTAATTATGAAGGGCAAGCTGAAAATATAACAAAAAATGCAGCGAATAACCTTTCTATTAGTGCAGTAGCAGGAAATGTAACCAAACATGCAACGCAACTAAATAATAATAGTAATGAAAATACTAATTTTTCTTAA
- the aat gene encoding leucyl/phenylalanyl-tRNA--protein transferase: protein MIWLSKEIVFPPHEVANEDGLIALGGDLSVQRLICAYSNGIFPWYNEGEPIVWYSPPERMVLFPEEIRVSKSMRKVLRDTSFIITENKAFKEVIHKCKHISRKGELGTWITDEMEEAYVHLYLKGIAKSIEIWLNDELVGGLYGVDLGNGVFCGESMFSHVSNMSKVAFIHLAINGGYRLIDCQVYNDHLASLGAREINRDSFLRML from the coding sequence ATGATTTGGTTAAGTAAAGAAATTGTATTCCCTCCGCACGAAGTAGCTAATGAGGATGGACTTATAGCTTTGGGAGGTGATTTATCTGTACAACGGTTGATTTGTGCTTATTCAAATGGTATTTTTCCTTGGTATAATGAAGGGGAGCCGATTGTTTGGTATAGTCCTCCAGAAAGAATGGTATTATTTCCAGAAGAGATTAGAGTTTCTAAATCTATGAGAAAGGTATTACGAGATACTTCTTTTATAATAACTGAAAATAAAGCATTTAAGGAGGTAATTCATAAATGCAAGCATATAAGTAGAAAAGGAGAGCTGGGTACTTGGATTACGGATGAAATGGAAGAAGCTTATGTTCATTTATATCTGAAAGGAATAGCTAAATCTATTGAAATTTGGTTAAATGATGAGCTCGTAGGGGGTTTGTATGGAGTTGATTTAGGGAATGGTGTTTTTTGTGGAGAAAGTATGTTTAGTCATGTGAGTAATATGAGTAAGGTCGCTTTTATTCACTTAGCGATAAATGGAGGGTATCGTTTGATAGATTGCCAAGTGTATAATGATCATTTGGCTAGTTTAGGAGCTCGCGAAATAAATAGAGATTCTTTTTTGAGGATGTTATAG
- a CDS encoding AAA family ATPase — protein sequence MKEIDYSPSLLASLKIAKTMANHEKHATYGVAHVVMAMFIEPTGLKEILESLGKDAGYIAEWFEVRKEMYTSEVIFEGDIEQDDALKKVIEEAERSKIKLGTDTIDAVCVFTAIVREGVVYSKQQIDSLGIKEEDILNQYNVPKNNLILSSEGESELVSSALFAINLKTEKIIKEGVLVLGREKEVRSILENLERSENKGTLLVGDSGVGKTAVINAFVKELSGNQDDYIQNTLIFGLNVPKLLANSTSENDVSKKIVELFEKLNKLENQCILVIDDLQVLLENSSGKSNMVSNVLNAQLNDGAVNLIFTITSDAYRKNLEKHPIKSKLEIVQLEELEHFVLVKCLEKHKERLENHSEIKISEKAMEETIHLSKRYFKEKKLPYGAIDLLDRTVAAVKMSNHSAEGEVEKLREQFQQIIEEEVFAWPDLHLLFRSVFKKVSVVVTSKLTKNYVFLEEDTKEVKIEKTRELLKELAIVATEKITVITPVEIEAIVADLTGIPIGKIQAEEKERLLGIETKLQERVKGQDNAIVTLSDAIIESRSGLSNPKQPIGSFFFLGPTGTGKTELTKSLAELLFDDENAMIRFDMSEFKEEHSAALLYGAPPGYVGYEEGGMLVNKIREKPYAVVLFDEIEKAHSSVYDVFLQIMDEGTIHDKLGRSGDFSNAIIIFTSNIGSQWIAEQMEKGIKPSSNELIEVMAQHFRPEFLGRLTEVVPFAPIDEKVARDIFKLHFAKLQAQLKKQKNIRLNLSEEALGFLAKKGYSKKYGARPIAGVIRTYIKKVVSKFIVSEQVKNGEGILLDYKDEQLIWEQC from the coding sequence ATGAAAGAAATAGATTATAGTCCAAGTTTACTTGCTTCATTAAAAATAGCAAAAACCATGGCAAACCATGAGAAACATGCCACCTATGGCGTTGCTCATGTAGTAATGGCAATGTTTATAGAACCAACAGGGCTGAAAGAAATATTAGAAAGTTTAGGTAAAGATGCAGGTTACATTGCTGAATGGTTTGAGGTGCGAAAAGAAATGTACACCTCAGAAGTAATTTTTGAAGGAGACATAGAGCAAGATGATGCCTTAAAAAAAGTGATAGAGGAAGCAGAACGCTCAAAAATAAAATTAGGGACAGATACCATTGATGCAGTATGTGTTTTTACTGCAATAGTGAGAGAAGGAGTGGTGTATTCCAAACAACAAATAGATTCATTAGGAATAAAAGAAGAGGATATTTTAAACCAGTATAACGTTCCTAAAAATAATTTGATCCTTTCTTCAGAAGGAGAAAGTGAACTGGTATCTTCTGCTTTGTTTGCCATCAATTTAAAAACAGAAAAAATAATAAAAGAAGGAGTATTAGTTTTAGGAAGAGAAAAAGAAGTAAGATCCATTCTTGAAAATTTGGAGCGTTCTGAGAATAAAGGAACTTTATTGGTGGGAGATTCAGGAGTTGGAAAAACAGCTGTGATCAATGCGTTTGTAAAAGAATTATCAGGAAATCAAGATGATTATATTCAAAATACATTGATTTTTGGATTAAATGTTCCAAAATTATTAGCCAATAGTACTTCTGAAAATGATGTGTCAAAAAAAATTGTAGAGCTTTTTGAAAAATTAAACAAGTTAGAAAATCAATGCATACTAGTGATTGATGATTTGCAAGTATTGTTAGAGAATTCAAGCGGAAAATCAAATATGGTTTCTAATGTTCTAAATGCACAGTTAAATGATGGAGCCGTAAATTTAATTTTTACGATTACCTCAGATGCATACCGAAAAAATTTAGAAAAGCACCCTATAAAAAGTAAATTGGAAATAGTTCAATTAGAAGAGCTAGAGCATTTTGTATTGGTTAAATGTTTAGAAAAGCATAAAGAGCGCTTAGAAAATCATTCTGAGATAAAAATATCGGAAAAAGCTATGGAAGAAACCATACACTTATCTAAGCGATATTTTAAAGAAAAAAAACTTCCTTATGGTGCCATAGATTTATTAGATAGAACAGTTGCAGCGGTAAAAATGAGTAATCATAGTGCAGAAGGGGAGGTAGAAAAGTTACGCGAGCAATTTCAACAAATTATAGAAGAAGAGGTTTTTGCTTGGCCAGATCTCCATTTGTTGTTTCGCTCTGTCTTTAAAAAGGTAAGTGTAGTAGTAACGTCTAAATTAACTAAGAATTATGTGTTTTTAGAGGAAGATACTAAGGAGGTTAAAATAGAGAAAACTCGTGAATTGCTAAAAGAATTGGCCATCGTGGCCACAGAAAAAATAACAGTAATTACACCTGTAGAAATAGAAGCTATTGTAGCTGATTTGACAGGGATCCCTATCGGTAAAATTCAAGCAGAAGAAAAAGAACGATTATTAGGAATTGAAACAAAGTTACAAGAAAGAGTCAAAGGGCAAGACAATGCTATCGTAACCCTTTCTGATGCTATTATAGAATCAAGAAGTGGTTTGAGTAACCCAAAGCAACCTATTGGATCATTTTTCTTTTTAGGACCAACAGGAACAGGAAAAACAGAGCTCACAAAATCATTAGCAGAATTGCTGTTTGATGATGAAAACGCAATGATACGATTTGATATGTCAGAGTTTAAAGAAGAGCATTCAGCAGCACTACTGTATGGAGCACCTCCAGGGTATGTGGGCTACGAAGAAGGAGGGATGCTTGTTAATAAGATTCGAGAAAAGCCATATGCAGTAGTGTTGTTTGATGAAATAGAAAAGGCGCATAGTTCCGTATATGATGTATTTCTTCAAATAATGGACGAAGGAACTATTCATGATAAATTAGGTAGAAGTGGAGATTTTTCAAATGCAATTATCATATTTACGTCTAATATAGGAAGTCAATGGATTGCAGAACAGATGGAAAAAGGAATCAAACCTTCTTCTAATGAATTGATAGAAGTGATGGCGCAGCATTTTAGGCCAGAATTTTTAGGGCGTTTAACAGAGGTGGTTCCTTTTGCGCCTATTGATGAAAAGGTTGCTAGAGACATCTTTAAATTACATTTTGCGAAGCTACAAGCACAGCTAAAAAAGCAAAAGAATATTCGTCTTAATTTATCAGAGGAGGCATTGGGCTTCTTGGCTAAGAAAGGTTATTCGAAGAAGTATGGGGCAAGACCTATTGCTGGGGTCATTAGAACTTATATAAAAAAGGTAGTATCTAAATTTATTGTTTCTGAACAAGTGAAAAATGGGGAGGGAATTTTATTAGATTATAAAGACGAACAATTAATCTGGGAGCAATGCTAG